A single region of the Sphingomonas sp. LY29 genome encodes:
- a CDS encoding Fur family transcriptional regulator: MHRQIDIEQLCADKGLRITEQRKVIARVLGESEDHPDVETLHQRAAAIDANISIATVYRTVRLFEEAGILERHEFGDGRSRYEAASETHHDHLIDVESGKVIEFADDELENLQRKIAERLGFRLVDHRMELYGVAIDRDH; the protein is encoded by the coding sequence ATGCACCGTCAGATCGATATTGAACAATTGTGCGCCGACAAGGGCCTGCGCATTACCGAACAGCGCAAGGTCATCGCGCGCGTCCTCGGCGAAAGCGAGGATCATCCCGACGTCGAAACGCTCCACCAGCGTGCCGCCGCGATCGACGCGAACATCTCGATCGCAACGGTCTATCGCACCGTCCGCCTGTTCGAAGAGGCGGGAATCCTGGAGCGGCATGAGTTCGGCGATGGCCGCTCGCGTTACGAGGCGGCGTCCGAGACCCACCACGATCACCTGATCGACGTAGAGAGCGGGAAGGTTATCGAATTCGCCGATGACGAGCTTGAGAATCTGCAGCGCAAGATTGCCGAGCGTCTGGGCTTCCGGCTGGTCGACCATCGGATGGAATTGTACGGCGTCGCCATTGACCGCGACCACTAA
- a CDS encoding lysophospholipid acyltransferase family protein, translating into MAVRIAGLILLFVACLPLHLSAKLVRGPSPWPKRFLRSAAWIVGARVDLEGQPLTSKTLVVANHTSWLDILLLGGTGAAFVSKAEIERIKLIGWLADQNHTVYIERTARTDAHAQVRQIATALDRPKPLVVFPEGTTTSGRELLPFRPTLLDAVAPPPSGVIVRPVAIDFGDAVDQIAWHDGEPAMDNVRRVLGRRGVLPVTIRLLDPMPSTNDRKQLAREARSRIAAALSSVTTTRRV; encoded by the coding sequence ATGGCCGTGCGTATTGCCGGCCTCATCCTCCTATTCGTCGCATGCCTTCCGCTTCACCTGTCGGCGAAGCTGGTGCGTGGACCCTCGCCGTGGCCCAAGCGGTTTCTCCGCTCCGCCGCGTGGATTGTCGGTGCGCGGGTCGATCTCGAAGGTCAGCCGCTGACGTCCAAGACATTGGTCGTCGCCAATCATACGAGTTGGCTTGATATCTTGCTTCTCGGCGGCACAGGTGCGGCATTCGTGTCGAAGGCAGAAATCGAGCGGATCAAGCTGATCGGCTGGCTGGCCGACCAGAATCACACCGTCTACATCGAACGAACCGCCCGCACCGATGCCCATGCGCAGGTGCGACAGATTGCAACTGCGTTGGACCGGCCCAAGCCGCTCGTCGTTTTCCCGGAAGGGACGACCACCAGCGGACGCGAGCTTCTGCCTTTTCGCCCGACGCTTCTTGACGCCGTTGCGCCGCCTCCATCTGGTGTCATCGTACGCCCGGTGGCGATCGATTTCGGCGACGCGGTCGACCAGATCGCCTGGCATGATGGAGAGCCGGCGATGGACAACGTCCGGCGAGTACTCGGTCGGCGCGGTGTGCTTCCGGTCACGATCCGGCTGCTCGATCCCATGCCCTCGACCAATGATCGCAAGCAGTTGGCTCGCGAAGCGCGCTCGCGGATCGCGGCTGCTCTCTCTTCCGTCACCACGACACGGCGCGTATAG
- a CDS encoding PhoH family protein — translation MAKRDLPAPANLEERARLELLFDQPYLLGPLFGDYDRHLVMIEDRLGVNIAARGNRVMIDGEPDAAARARDVLMGLYNRLDQGQDVDSAAVEAVIGMANQPALDGIISPQVAKPSSVMIRTRKKTIVPRSNVQTAYMEALARDDMIFALGPAGTGKTYLAVAQAVAMLISGSVERLILSRPAVEAGERLGFLPGDMKEKVDPYLRPLYDALYDMLPNEQVERRIASGEIEIAPIAFMRGRTLSDAFIILDEAQNTTPQQMKMFLTRFGMRSRMVICGDPNQTDLPNGVQSGLNDAVTKLAGIPKLSMIRFSAADVVRHPLVGRIVEAYEGTGA, via the coding sequence ATGGCCAAACGCGACCTTCCGGCGCCCGCGAACCTAGAGGAACGCGCGCGGCTCGAGCTTTTGTTCGACCAGCCCTACCTGCTCGGCCCGCTGTTCGGCGATTATGACCGCCACTTGGTGATGATCGAGGATCGCTTGGGCGTGAACATTGCCGCACGTGGCAATCGCGTGATGATCGATGGCGAGCCCGACGCCGCCGCGCGCGCGCGCGATGTGCTGATGGGCCTCTACAATCGGCTCGATCAGGGGCAGGACGTCGACTCCGCCGCGGTCGAAGCGGTGATCGGCATGGCCAACCAGCCCGCGCTGGACGGCATCATTTCTCCGCAGGTCGCGAAGCCGTCGTCGGTCATGATCCGCACGCGGAAAAAGACCATCGTGCCGCGGTCGAACGTGCAGACGGCCTATATGGAAGCGCTTGCCCGCGACGACATGATCTTCGCGCTTGGGCCGGCGGGCACGGGCAAGACCTATCTCGCGGTCGCGCAGGCCGTCGCCATGCTCATTTCCGGATCGGTCGAGCGCCTGATCCTGTCGCGGCCGGCGGTCGAGGCCGGCGAGCGGTTGGGCTTCCTGCCCGGCGACATGAAGGAGAAGGTGGATCCCTATCTCCGCCCGCTATACGACGCCCTCTACGACATGTTGCCCAACGAGCAGGTCGAGCGGCGCATTGCGTCGGGTGAAATCGAGATTGCCCCGATCGCGTTCATGCGCGGTCGCACCTTGAGCGACGCATTCATCATCCTCGACGAGGCGCAGAACACCACGCCTCAGCAGATGAAGATGTTCCTGACCCGCTTTGGCATGCGGTCGCGAATGGTGATCTGCGGTGATCCCAATCAGACCGATTTGCCGAACGGCGTGCAATCGGGCCTGAATGACGCCGTGACGAAGCTGGCGGGGATTCCGAAGCTGTCGATGATCCGCTTCAGCGCCGCCGACGTCGTTCGCCACCCGCTCGTCGGGCGGATCGTCGAAGCTTATGAGGGAACAGGCGCGTGA
- the ybeY gene encoding rRNA maturation RNase YbeY, giving the protein MTLDVILDADPEWDSSSDWDALAQRAAEAAVAESAFPQLGSIDRAVELSVRLTSDAEVHSLNAQWRGKDKPTNVLSFPMAEPDEIENAAIDGPELMLGDIVMAHGVCAAEAMEKNITIDQHATHLLVHGTLHLLGHDHMDDDSAVDMEGRETRALARLGIADPYAGDQ; this is encoded by the coding sequence GTGACGCTCGACGTCATCCTCGACGCCGATCCCGAATGGGACAGTAGCAGCGACTGGGACGCGCTTGCGCAGCGTGCCGCCGAAGCGGCCGTCGCCGAAAGCGCGTTTCCGCAACTTGGGTCAATCGACCGCGCCGTCGAGCTTTCGGTTCGACTGACCTCCGACGCGGAAGTGCACTCGCTCAACGCGCAGTGGCGCGGCAAGGACAAGCCGACCAACGTCCTGTCCTTTCCGATGGCCGAACCCGACGAGATTGAGAATGCGGCGATCGACGGTCCCGAATTGATGCTTGGCGACATCGTCATGGCGCACGGGGTATGCGCCGCCGAAGCAATGGAGAAGAACATCACGATCGATCAGCATGCGACGCACCTGTTGGTGCACGGCACGCTTCACCTGTTGGGCCACGACCATATGGACGACGACAGCGCCGTCGACATGGAAGGGCGCGAGACACGGGCCTTGGCGCGGCTGGGCATCGCCGATCCCTACGCGGGGGACCAGTAA
- a CDS encoding hemolysin family protein, translating into MATRQDDDEPPSRLWSGMRALIFGEDHDATLRDRLEDAIDEADAAAPRRGDLSPLERQMLRNLLHFGDRTAGEIAVTRGDIISVSASVSFEELIAAFADAEHSRLPVTGDGLDEVIGMIHIKDVFKAQVDPSRPRSIEGLLRTPLFVPESMGVLDLLARMRTERVHLAIVVDEFGGTEGLVTIEDVVEEIVGEIEDEHDEQAAGMLTLLEEGLWEADSRVELDEVARDVDARIIAEDDEVDTLGGLTFLLAGRLLQPGQSVEHPSGWRIECVAADARRMTRLRLHAPEPLAQDPSSDE; encoded by the coding sequence ATGGCGACGCGGCAAGACGACGACGAACCGCCATCAAGGCTGTGGAGCGGAATGCGCGCGCTGATCTTCGGCGAAGATCATGACGCGACGCTTCGCGACCGGCTGGAGGATGCAATTGACGAGGCCGACGCGGCAGCACCCCGGCGCGGCGATCTCAGTCCGCTCGAGCGGCAGATGCTGCGCAACCTGCTCCACTTCGGTGACCGCACGGCTGGCGAAATTGCCGTCACCCGCGGCGACATCATCTCGGTGTCCGCGAGCGTCAGTTTCGAAGAGCTGATCGCGGCGTTCGCCGACGCCGAACATAGCCGCCTGCCCGTCACCGGCGATGGTCTCGACGAGGTCATCGGCATGATTCACATCAAGGACGTGTTCAAGGCTCAGGTCGACCCGTCGCGCCCGCGCTCGATTGAAGGCCTGCTCCGCACGCCGCTGTTCGTTCCGGAATCGATGGGCGTGCTCGACCTTCTCGCTCGAATGCGGACCGAGCGCGTTCATCTGGCGATCGTGGTCGACGAATTTGGCGGGACCGAAGGCCTCGTCACGATCGAGGACGTCGTCGAGGAAATCGTCGGAGAGATTGAAGACGAGCATGACGAACAGGCCGCCGGCATGCTCACGCTCCTTGAAGAAGGGCTGTGGGAAGCGGACTCGCGCGTCGAACTCGACGAGGTCGCTCGCGATGTCGATGCCCGCATCATCGCCGAGGACGACGAGGTCGACACACTGGGCGGGCTGACGTTCCTGCTCGCAGGGCGGCTGCTGCAACCCGGCCAGTCGGTCGAACATCCTTCGGGATGGCGGATCGAGTGCGTGGCCGCGGACGCGCGGCGAATGACTCGCCTCAGGCTCCACGCGCCCGAACCCTTGGCGCAAGACCCTTCCTCCGACGAGTGA
- the lnt gene encoding apolipoprotein N-acyltransferase — MSAFSFQPYGLWPLMPLALALLHELVARSAGMCGALAIGWGFGLGQFCVGLNWIATAFTFQAAMPAWLGWIAVGLLSLYLAIYPMMAAGLAWRFGRDNRGAMVLALAGGWALTEWLRATMFTGFAWNPVGVALVDTPLIGASRIVGTYGLSALTVLLGGALWMLARKQWRLPFGIAVAGILLAAFPAPSEQAPRVRTTSEDPPGTVRLRPIRIVQPNIGQQDKWREGFEDVASERLTRLSGVRDDVPRLLFWPEAAVTRPLADNRAIARPGVELERRVASQTLGAGDILLTGGLAFTSPDGQVVDSAANSVFVIAPNGSPVGRYDKAHLVPYGEYLPMRPLLSAIGLSRLAPGDIDFAPGPGPQTISLPGDWGRVGFQICYEVIFSGQVVDRRNRPDLIFNPSNDAWFGRWGPPQHLAQARLRAVEEGLPVVRSTPTGISALVDANGRVLASIPWQTEGVIDAVLPATLAPTIFARVGNIIPIVIGFLLLIAAIAMSQRSRYSRT, encoded by the coding sequence GTGTCCGCCTTTTCCTTCCAGCCTTACGGTCTGTGGCCGTTGATGCCGCTGGCCTTGGCGCTGCTGCACGAGCTTGTTGCGCGCAGTGCCGGAATGTGCGGCGCTCTCGCCATTGGCTGGGGATTTGGGCTTGGGCAGTTCTGCGTCGGCCTCAACTGGATCGCGACCGCCTTCACCTTCCAGGCAGCGATGCCCGCATGGCTAGGCTGGATCGCGGTCGGACTGCTCAGCCTCTACCTCGCCATCTATCCGATGATGGCCGCCGGACTGGCGTGGCGCTTCGGCCGGGACAATCGCGGCGCGATGGTATTGGCTCTGGCCGGCGGATGGGCACTCACCGAATGGCTTCGCGCGACCATGTTCACCGGCTTCGCGTGGAACCCGGTCGGCGTCGCACTGGTCGACACGCCTTTGATTGGCGCCAGCCGCATTGTCGGCACCTACGGGCTCTCGGCACTGACGGTCTTGCTCGGCGGCGCGCTGTGGATGCTTGCAAGGAAGCAATGGCGATTGCCATTCGGCATTGCGGTTGCCGGCATACTGCTGGCCGCCTTCCCGGCACCGTCAGAACAGGCGCCGCGCGTTCGGACCACTTCCGAAGACCCGCCCGGAACGGTCCGACTTCGTCCGATCCGGATCGTGCAGCCAAACATTGGGCAGCAGGACAAATGGCGTGAGGGGTTCGAGGATGTCGCCTCGGAGCGTCTGACACGACTGTCGGGCGTTCGTGACGACGTTCCGCGGTTGCTGTTCTGGCCAGAAGCGGCGGTGACCCGGCCGCTTGCCGACAACCGCGCCATCGCGCGACCGGGGGTCGAACTCGAGCGCCGGGTTGCGAGCCAGACCCTTGGCGCCGGCGACATCCTGCTGACGGGCGGTCTCGCTTTCACGTCGCCCGACGGTCAGGTCGTCGATTCCGCCGCCAACAGCGTGTTCGTGATCGCGCCAAATGGAAGTCCGGTCGGCCGATACGACAAGGCGCATCTGGTGCCCTACGGAGAGTATCTGCCGATGCGACCCCTGCTCTCGGCAATCGGCCTGTCGCGGCTCGCCCCCGGCGATATCGACTTTGCGCCTGGCCCTGGCCCGCAGACGATCTCGCTTCCCGGCGACTGGGGCCGCGTCGGGTTCCAGATTTGCTATGAGGTCATTTTTTCGGGGCAGGTCGTCGATCGACGCAACCGGCCGGACCTGATCTTCAATCCTTCGAACGACGCCTGGTTCGGGCGCTGGGGCCCGCCGCAGCATCTGGCCCAGGCCCGCCTACGCGCGGTGGAGGAAGGCCTTCCGGTAGTCCGCTCGACGCCGACGGGCATCAGTGCGCTCGTCGATGCGAACGGACGGGTACTCGCCTCCATCCCGTGGCAAACCGAAGGAGTCATCGACGCGGTCCTTCCCGCTACGCTCGCGCCGACGATCTTCGCCCGGGTCGGCAATATTATTCCGATCGTGATCGGGTTCCTCCTGCTGATCGCGGCGATTGCCATGTCACAGCGGTCCCGCTACAGCAGGACATAA
- the metK gene encoding methionine adenosyltransferase, with translation MRSSYLFTSESVSEGHPDKVADQISDAIVDLFLGIDNEARIACETLTTTQLVVLAGEIRGKGIYENGEWAAGIPERVEQAVRDTVKSIGYEQLGFHWNQFRFENNLHGQSSEIAQGVDASGNKDEGAGDQGIMFGYATDETPDYLPATLYYSHKILERMAADRHSGAAPFLEPDAKSQVTLRYEQSKPVAATAVVVSTQHAKGYHEGEQEAELKAYVKRVVADVLPAELLSDETVYHINPTGAFEIGGPDGDAGLTGRKIIVDTYGGAAPHGGGAFSGKDPTKVDRSAAYAARYLAKNIVAAGLATRCTIQLAYAIGVSEPLSLYVDTHGTGTVGDDVIEAAIGRIAKLGKLTPRGIRTHLGLNKPIYAKTAAYGHFGRKAEGDHFPWERTDLTEDLKAALAA, from the coding sequence ATCCGCAGTTCCTACCTCTTCACGTCCGAATCGGTTTCGGAAGGTCATCCCGACAAGGTCGCCGACCAGATCAGCGATGCGATCGTTGATCTCTTTCTGGGCATCGACAATGAAGCGCGCATTGCCTGCGAAACGCTGACGACGACGCAGTTGGTGGTTCTGGCGGGGGAAATCCGTGGCAAGGGCATCTACGAGAATGGCGAGTGGGCTGCCGGCATTCCGGAGCGGGTCGAACAGGCCGTTCGCGATACGGTGAAGTCGATCGGTTACGAGCAGTTGGGCTTCCACTGGAACCAGTTCCGGTTCGAGAACAACCTGCACGGTCAGTCGTCAGAAATCGCGCAGGGCGTCGACGCCAGCGGCAACAAGGACGAAGGCGCAGGCGACCAGGGCATCATGTTCGGTTACGCGACCGACGAGACCCCTGATTACCTCCCCGCGACTCTCTACTACAGCCACAAGATCCTGGAGCGCATGGCTGCCGACCGTCACTCGGGCGCGGCGCCGTTCCTCGAGCCTGACGCCAAGAGCCAGGTCACGCTGCGCTACGAGCAGAGCAAGCCGGTCGCGGCGACCGCGGTCGTCGTGTCGACCCAGCATGCGAAGGGCTATCACGAGGGCGAGCAGGAGGCCGAGTTGAAGGCCTATGTGAAGCGCGTTGTCGCCGACGTCCTCCCCGCCGAACTGCTGAGCGACGAGACCGTCTATCACATCAATCCGACCGGCGCGTTCGAGATCGGCGGACCCGATGGCGACGCCGGCCTGACCGGTCGCAAGATCATCGTCGACACCTATGGTGGCGCAGCCCCTCACGGCGGCGGCGCGTTCAGCGGCAAGGACCCGACCAAGGTCGATCGCTCGGCCGCCTACGCCGCGCGCTATCTCGCCAAGAATATCGTGGCGGCCGGACTTGCCACGCGCTGCACCATCCAGCTCGCTTACGCGATCGGGGTGTCAGAGCCCCTGTCGCTGTACGTCGACACGCATGGTACCGGCACCGTCGGTGACGACGTGATCGAGGCGGCGATCGGGCGCATCGCCAAGCTCGGCAAGCTGACCCCGCGCGGGATCCGCACGCACCTAGGTCTCAACAAGCCCATCTATGCCAAGACCGCAGCCTACGGCCATTTTGGGCGCAAGGCTGAGGGCGACCACTTCCCGTGGGAGCGGACCGACCTCACCGAGGATCTCAAGGCCGCACTCGCCGCCTGA
- a CDS encoding catalase produces MTKTSTPTTAGNGGETHQTGGGLTTNHGVPISDNQNSLKAGARGPTLLEDFVLREKIFHFDHERIPERIVHARGSGAHGVFEATDDISDITRAAVFKKGEKTETFVRFSTVAGGAGSVDTPRDVRGFAVKFYTTEGNWDLVGNNIPVFFIQDALKFPDLVHSVKMEADRGYPQAASAHDTFWDFISLMPESTHMIMWAMSDRGIPRSLRFIEGFGVHTFRLVNDAGDSKFVKFHWKPVLGLQSTCWDEAVKIAGADPDYHRRDLFEAIDGGDFPQWDLGIQVFDEEFAAAQPYDVLDATKLIPEEVLPVRVIGRLTLNRNVDNFFAETEQVAFLPTNVPPGIDFSNDPLLQGRLFSYLDTQKSRLGTTNFHQIPINAPRCPFGNFQRDGMMQTMVPKGRANYEPNTLAEFGEEGGPRESEQGFRTVARNDERNDGSEKLRIRSETFADHYSQARLFFRSQTEIEQAHLASAIVFELSKVTIEAIRTRVLGNLRNVDEALAKRVADGLAMDLPAANKAASAPIDMETSDALSIVKHGDVPMKGRKVAVLFDEGSDLAAINDLKEAIEAGGGTAFTVAPKVGELTLKGGSLKADGQLAGSPSVLFDAVAMVLMPDRVDALKNDSAALGWLMDAYAHCKTIGHCKGSMALIERLGLEVDAGVVPNDQFAKVAPKRHWDREPKVRMLA; encoded by the coding sequence ATGACCAAGACGTCGACCCCGACGACCGCCGGCAATGGCGGCGAAACGCATCAGACCGGCGGGGGGCTGACCACCAACCACGGCGTCCCGATTTCCGACAACCAGAACAGCCTGAAGGCCGGCGCGCGCGGGCCAACCCTGCTCGAGGATTTCGTGCTTCGCGAAAAGATCTTCCACTTCGATCACGAGCGGATCCCCGAGCGCATCGTTCATGCGCGCGGTTCGGGTGCGCATGGCGTGTTCGAAGCGACCGACGACATCAGCGACATCACCCGCGCGGCGGTGTTCAAGAAAGGCGAGAAGACCGAAACCTTCGTGCGCTTCTCCACCGTCGCGGGCGGCGCCGGATCGGTCGACACCCCCCGCGACGTGCGTGGCTTCGCGGTGAAATTCTACACCACCGAGGGCAATTGGGATCTCGTCGGCAACAACATCCCGGTGTTCTTCATCCAGGACGCGTTGAAATTCCCGGACCTTGTTCACTCGGTAAAGATGGAAGCCGATCGCGGCTACCCGCAGGCGGCGTCGGCGCACGACACCTTCTGGGACTTCATCAGCCTGATGCCCGAATCGACCCACATGATCATGTGGGCGATGAGCGACCGCGGAATTCCGCGTTCGTTGCGCTTCATCGAGGGCTTTGGGGTTCACACTTTCCGCCTGGTGAACGACGCTGGCGACAGCAAATTCGTCAAGTTCCACTGGAAGCCTGTGCTCGGCCTGCAATCGACCTGCTGGGACGAGGCGGTCAAGATTGCCGGTGCCGATCCCGATTATCATCGCCGCGACCTGTTCGAAGCGATCGACGGCGGCGACTTTCCGCAGTGGGACTTGGGCATTCAGGTGTTCGATGAGGAATTCGCGGCGGCGCAACCCTATGATGTGCTCGATGCGACCAAGCTGATCCCCGAAGAAGTGCTTCCGGTTCGCGTAATCGGTCGCCTGACGCTCAATCGCAACGTCGACAATTTCTTTGCCGAGACCGAGCAGGTCGCCTTCCTGCCTACCAATGTGCCGCCGGGAATCGATTTCTCCAACGATCCGCTGTTGCAGGGACGCCTCTTCTCTTACCTCGACACGCAAAAGTCGCGGTTGGGGACGACCAACTTCCACCAGATTCCGATCAACGCGCCGCGCTGCCCGTTCGGCAACTTCCAGCGTGACGGGATGATGCAGACGATGGTGCCGAAGGGCCGCGCTAACTACGAACCGAACACGCTGGCCGAATTTGGCGAGGAAGGCGGTCCGCGCGAAAGCGAGCAGGGCTTCCGCACCGTCGCGCGGAACGACGAACGCAACGACGGTAGCGAGAAGCTGCGCATCCGATCGGAAACCTTCGCCGACCATTACAGCCAGGCGCGGCTGTTCTTCCGTTCGCAGACCGAGATCGAGCAGGCGCATTTGGCATCGGCGATCGTTTTCGAATTGTCGAAGGTGACGATCGAAGCGATCCGGACCCGGGTGCTCGGCAATTTGCGCAATGTCGATGAAGCGCTTGCGAAGCGCGTCGCCGACGGGCTTGCGATGGACTTGCCCGCGGCCAACAAGGCAGCGAGCGCGCCGATCGACATGGAGACCTCGGATGCGCTTTCGATCGTCAAGCATGGCGACGTCCCGATGAAGGGACGCAAGGTGGCGGTCCTCTTCGACGAAGGGTCCGACTTGGCGGCGATCAACGACTTGAAGGAAGCCATCGAAGCAGGCGGCGGAACGGCATTCACCGTGGCGCCGAAGGTAGGCGAGCTGACGCTCAAGGGTGGCAGCCTGAAGGCCGACGGACAGTTGGCCGGATCGCCTTCGGTGCTGTTCGACGCCGTCGCGATGGTACTTATGCCCGACCGCGTCGACGCGCTGAAGAACGACAGCGCCGCGCTCGGCTGGCTGATGGACGCCTACGCCCACTGCAAGACGATCGGTCATTGCAAGGGGTCGATGGCGCTGATCGAGCGGCTTGGTCTCGAGGTCGATGCCGGCGTGGTTCCGAACGATCAGTTCGCGAAGGTCGCCCCGAAGCGCCATTGGGACCGCGAACCCAAGGTTCGCATGCTCGCTTAA
- a CDS encoding M28 family peptidase, with amino-acid sequence MRFIRLALPLSMALGATACATTQPEPLPVAPVADANTPVSTAAYEPTFDAARLDAHVKTLSDDSFEGRGPATAGETKTVKYLIDQLTAAGVEPGGEVIDGRRQWTQRVPLLKSDIVGDPVVTLHRGATGTRLAQGTEVAIRAPMNGQTQVRLNKVPMLFAGYGVTAPERGWDDFKDVDVRGKVIVVLVNDPDFEGGEGDFGGKAMTYYGRWTYKYEEAARRGAAGVIIVHETAPASYGWPTVQNSNTNTMFDIVRADPAKAHAPVNGWIQQDKAAAMLAAAGLNFDTLKAAARRKDFRPVDLKTSMSVTLNAKTEVITSYNVAGRVTGSAYPNETVIYTAHHDHIGVGQPDANGDRIFNGAIDNATGTAHVIEQARAFAAGPKPKRSVLFLFVGAEEKGLLGSEYYASNPLYPLSTTAGVLNTDSMGVYGRARNFSMSGSARFGLLDMMVEEARRRGRSFTPDANPGAGLFFRSDHFPFAKGGVPAISFRSGNDLVEGGTARGEAIGADYTTKRYHQPDDEWQPGWDYSGLIDDAGLLHAVGRNLANSRDWPNWSQDSEFRAARDRSAGERGETATSPLPAPAAPAPEASPIAGERG; translated from the coding sequence ATGCGTTTCATCCGCCTCGCACTTCCTCTTTCAATGGCGCTCGGCGCCACGGCCTGCGCCACGACGCAGCCCGAACCGCTTCCCGTTGCACCGGTCGCCGATGCCAACACGCCAGTTTCCACCGCAGCCTATGAACCGACTTTCGATGCGGCGCGCCTCGACGCCCATGTCAAAACGCTCAGCGACGACAGCTTCGAGGGTCGCGGCCCGGCGACGGCCGGTGAGACAAAGACCGTCAAATATCTGATCGACCAACTTACCGCGGCGGGGGTCGAACCCGGCGGCGAAGTCATCGACGGGCGGCGGCAGTGGACCCAGCGCGTGCCGTTGCTGAAGTCGGACATCGTCGGCGATCCCGTCGTCACTCTTCATCGTGGCGCAACGGGAACGCGGCTTGCCCAAGGAACCGAGGTCGCCATTCGCGCGCCGATGAACGGCCAGACGCAAGTCCGCCTGAACAAGGTGCCGATGCTCTTCGCCGGCTATGGCGTGACCGCCCCCGAGCGCGGCTGGGACGATTTCAAGGATGTCGACGTTCGCGGCAAGGTGATCGTCGTGCTCGTCAACGATCCCGACTTCGAAGGCGGGGAAGGCGACTTCGGCGGCAAGGCGATGACCTATTATGGCCGCTGGACCTACAAATATGAGGAAGCCGCGCGTCGAGGGGCGGCAGGCGTCATCATCGTCCATGAGACCGCGCCCGCCAGCTACGGCTGGCCGACGGTCCAGAACTCGAACACCAACACGATGTTCGACATCGTGCGCGCCGATCCTGCAAAGGCTCACGCACCGGTCAATGGCTGGATCCAGCAGGACAAGGCTGCGGCGATGTTGGCGGCCGCCGGATTGAACTTCGACACGCTGAAAGCCGCCGCGCGGCGCAAGGATTTCCGTCCGGTCGACCTGAAAACGTCGATGAGCGTGACGCTGAATGCCAAGACCGAAGTCATCACCAGCTACAATGTCGCGGGACGAGTGACGGGGTCGGCCTATCCCAACGAGACGGTGATCTACACCGCGCACCACGACCACATCGGCGTCGGCCAGCCTGACGCCAATGGCGATCGTATCTTCAACGGGGCGATCGACAACGCGACCGGGACCGCGCACGTCATTGAACAGGCCCGCGCCTTCGCGGCCGGACCCAAGCCGAAGCGCTCGGTCTTGTTCCTGTTCGTGGGAGCCGAGGAAAAAGGGCTGCTGGGGAGCGAATATTACGCCTCCAACCCGCTTTACCCGCTCTCGACCACCGCGGGCGTGCTCAACACCGACAGCATGGGTGTCTATGGGCGCGCTCGGAATTTCTCGATGTCGGGCAGCGCGCGCTTCGGCTTGCTGGACATGATGGTCGAGGAGGCGCGCCGTCGCGGCCGCAGCTTCACGCCCGATGCCAACCCCGGTGCCGGACTCTTCTTTCGCTCGGACCACTTTCCGTTCGCAAAGGGCGGCGTCCCCGCAATCAGCTTCCGGTCGGGCAACGACCTCGTCGAAGGCGGAACGGCGCGCGGAGAAGCGATCGGCGCCGACTATACGACCAAGCGCTATCACCAGCCGGACGACGAATGGCAGCCGGGCTGGGACTATAGCGGCCTGATCGACGATGCCGGCCTTCTCCATGCCGTCGGTCGCAACCTCGCCAATTCGCGCGATTGGCCGAACTGGAGCCAGGACAGCGAATTCCGCGCGGCACGCGACCGGTCGGCCGGAGAGCGCGGCGAGACCGCCACGTCTCCGCTTCCGGCCCCGGCCGCACCCGCGCCAGAAGCGAGCCCGATCGCCGGCGAACGCGGTTAG